The nucleotide window CGCGAGATCCGCCGCAACCGGCATCCGGGCAACGGCCAGTACCGACCACACGCAGCCCAGGCCCGTGCCGATGCCCGCCGGCCCCGCCCCAAGCCGGGGAAGATCAGCCAGAACCCCGAACTGCGGCGCTTCATCCAGGATCGCCTGCATCTACGGTGGAGCCCCGAGCAGATCTGCCAGGCTCTGCGGGCACAGTTCCCCCAGCGGCCGGAGATGCACGTGGTCCACGAGACGGTCTACCAGGCCCTCTATGTCCAGGGCCGGGGAGAGCTGCGCCGCGAGCTGGCCCGCGCCCTGCGGACCGGCCGCGCCCGGCGCAAGCCTCGCCGCCAGGCCCAGCAGCGCCAACCGCGGTTCTCCACTCCCATGGTGATGATCAGCGAACGGCCCGCCGAGGCGGAAGACCGGGCCGTGCCCGGCCACTGGGAGGGCGACCTCATCATCGGCAAGGACGGAGCCTCCGCCATCGGCACCCTGGTCGAACGAGCCACCCGCTACGTCATGCTCCTGCACCTGCCCGACGGCCGCAGCGCCGAGCACGTCCGTGACGCCCTGACTGACACCGTCCAGACGCTGCCCGCCCACCTGGTGCGCTCGCTGACCTGGGACCAAGGCGCGGAGATGGCCGCGCACGGCGCGTTCACCATCGCCACCGACATCCCGGTCTACTTCTGCGATCCGGCCAGCCCCTGGCAGCGCGGCTCCAACGAGAACACCAACGGCCTGCTGCGGCAGTACTTCCCCAAGGGCACCGACCTGTCCGTCCACACCCGCGAGCACCTGGACGCCGTCGCTGCCGAACTCAACGGCCGCCCACGCAAAACGCTCGGCTGGGAAACCCCAGCCGAGCGCCTGCATAAACTGCTCGCGGCCTGATCAACACGACCACGTGTTGCGACGACCCCTAGAAACCGCCTTGCGGACGCGGGCCTTCGGGCGCGGGTGTGGCGGGAGGGTCAGGCGGAGGCGCGGCGGGAGCGGCGGCGGACCAGGACGATCGCGGCGGCACCGATCACCACGGCCGCGGCGCCGGCCGCGGCGATCTGCGGCAGCTGGGAGGGCGAACCGGTCTCGGCGAGCGTGCCGGTGGCCGGCAGCTCCTTGACCCCGCCGGTCTGCGGCCGGATCTTCGCCGGCGGCTTGGCGGTCGGGTTCGGCCTGGCCTGCCCCGTTCCGCCGGCCGGCTTGCTGCCCGCGGCGAGCACGGTGAAGTCGTACTCGGCGTACGACTGGTGCACGCAGTTCTTCGCGGTGTCCAGGTAGGCGCCGAAGCCGATCGCCGTGGCGGCCCCGGCCGGCGCCTTGGCGTCGACGGTCACCCGCATCGGGATGTCCACCTTCTTGTGCGCGCCCAGCGAGGTCTGGCTGAACGCGATGCCGGTGGTGTGCGTCTGCTGCTCGACCGAGAGCCAGGAGTGGCTGCCGGCGTCGAAGAACTGCAGGTGCGTGTGGGTGAGCAGCCAGTCCTTCTCGTTCTGGCTGGTGGAGAGGTTGTCCACCACGGTGAACCACTTCACCTCGCCCAGCGGGTTGTCGCTGGGGTTGGCGGCGGTGAGCGTGAAGGCGTGCCAGCCGCTGCCCGCGACGACCTTGCCGGGCAGACCGGTGACGGCGAGCTGGAGCGCGGAGTCCGGGTCCTGCTGGCCGCCGGAGGCGTCGCACGGGGTCGGGGTGGCCGCGGGGGTGGCCGGCGCGGAGGTGGTGGCCTGGCCGCCGGTGGCCGGACGGCCGTTGCCGGGGGCGGTGCCGTCGCCGTGGCCGCTGTGCCCGGCGGGGGCTTCCCCGGCGCCGGTGCCCTTGCCGTCGTCCGTGCCGGTGCCGTTGGGGCCGGTGACGGTGGTGGAGGCGGTGGGGGTCGGGCCGGTGGCGGTGCCGGCGTGCTCGTCGGCGGCGCCGGCGGACGCGGTGGCCGTGGGGGCGGCGGGACCGTCGGCGTAGGCCGCGGCGGCCGTCGACAGGGCGACCGGTGCTATGGCAGCGGTCGTCGCGGCCGCGACCAGGGCACGGCGGAGCTTCATGGTGACCTCTTCAGGGTCGAGACCTGGTCAGGTCTGAGAAGGGGGGGCGGCCGTCGCGGTGGGGGGCGCGCGGTGCGGCGCGCTGATCGTAGAGCCCGCGGCCGATGGCGCGCCGACCGGTGCCCGGCGACGGGGGGCGCAGAACGCGCGAACCGGGCAGTTGCCCAGGCGCCGCCGGTAACTTACGTGAAGAAGATCACAGACCCGGCCGCTCTCACTCGATCGAGGGGCGGACGGCCGCGCGGGCCGTGCCGGGTGGGTAGGGTCGTGCGTACGACGCTCGCAGAGCGGCCGGCCCCGGGCGTCCCCGGGACCGACCGCCTCTTTACTGTCGCGGCCGGACCGCTGTCCCCTGCTGTCCGGCCACTGTCACCGGGGCGAGGTCCCACGACGTGCAACCCAGGCACGCCTCATCGCCCCGGTGTCTCCACCTAGCTGCGCCTAGGTGGTCTCCACGCGTGGATCGATCCCTACTTGCAATCCCGACCGTGCCTGGCTGGAACGGACACCTGGCCCAACGAACACCGCGCGCGACGGGTCACGCGCCGTACGGGTGATGTCGGCCCCGGCGGGCCGACGGCACCCGCCGCGGGGAACCTCACACCCGGCCCCGGCACAGCTCCAGCAGCGTCATCGCCAGCGCGGTGCCGGGCTTGCCGAGCCGTTCGTGGTAGCGGCCGATGATCTCCATCTCGCGGGTGAGGCTGACCCGCCGGCCGCCGGAGGCGATGCGGGCCCGCTGGATCGCCGCCGAGACCGCCATCCGTTCCTCGACCAGCGCGAGGATGCGCTCGTCGAGGTCGTCGATGCGGTCCCGGGCGCCGCCGATCAGCGCGGCGGCCTCCTCGGTACGGGCACCGGTCGCCTCGGTGCCCGGGGTCTGGACGCTCATGGTGGTCTCTCCTCGGGGGGATCCGCCCCGTACGGCCCGAGGAGCGGCGGCCGGACGAAAACGACCAGCGCCCCGGACCGAGCCGGTCCGGGGCGCTGGGGGTGAGGTCTGAAGGTGTTCAGACAGCACGACCATGGCAGCCGGACCAGCCGGTGCCATAGGTAAAGGAGAAGCGCGTGCCGTTGAACATGCGCCCATTATGCCCGACCCGGGCGGGCGCGGCCAGCGTTCCGGCCGGTCCCGGCGGCCGAGCCGGCCGGTTCGTTTCGTACCAACGGTAGAATTGGCCTCCGATCCCTTGTAGCAACAGCCGGAAGGCCGTCCGTGGCAGCAGCGACCCCCGCCCCTCCCGACACTGTTCTGGTCGTCGACTTCGGTGCGCAGTACGCCCAGCTCATCGCCCGCCGCGTCCGTGAGGCCCGGGTGTACAGCGAGATCGTGCCCAGCACCATGCCGGTCGCCGAGATCCTCGCCAAGAAGCCGAAGGCGATCATCCTCTCCGGCGGCCCCTCGTCGGTGTACGAGGAGGGCGCCCCGAAGCTCGACCGCGCGCTGTTCGAGGCGGGCGTCCCCGTCTTCGGCATGTGCTACGGCTTCCAGCTGATGGCCCAGTCGCTCGGCGGCACCGTGGACAACAACGGCGCCCGTGAGTACGGCGGCACCCCGCTGCACGTCTCGCGCCCCGGCTCGACGCTCTTCCAGGGCACGCCCGAGGAGCAGTCGGTGTGGATGTCGCACGGTGACGCCTGCTCGGCCGCGCCCGAGGGCTTCACGGTGACGGCCTCCACCGACGCCGTCCCGGTCGCCGCCTTCGAGTGCGACGAGCGGCGGCTGTACGGGGTGCAGTACCACCCCGAGGTCATGCACTCCACCCACGGCCAGCAGGTGCTGGAGCACTTCCTGTACCGCGGGGCGGGTCTGGAGCCGACCTGGACCACGCACAACGTGGTCGAGGAGCAGGTCGCCGCCATCCGGGAGCAGGTCGGGGACAAGCGGGTCATCTGCGGGCTGTCCGGCGGCGTGGACTCCGCGGTCGCCGCGGCCCTGGTGCAGAAGGCCGTGGGCGACCAGCTGACCTGCGTCTTCGTCGACCACGGGCTGCTGCGCAAGGGCGAGGGCGAGCAGGTCGAGAAGGACTTCGTGGCCGCCACCGGCGTCCAGCTGAAGGTCGTCGACGCGCAGGAGCGGTTCCTGGCCGCGCTCGCCGGGAAGACCGACCCGGAGGAGAAGCGGAAGATCATCGGCCGGGAGTTCATCCGGGTCTTCGAGCAGGCCGCCGCCGAGGTGGTCGCCGAGGCCGGTGCGCACGGGGAGTCCGTGGAGTTCCTGGTCCAGGGCACGCTCTACCCGGACGTGGTGGAGTCCGGCGGCGGCACCGGCACCGCCAACATCAAGTCGCACCACAACGTCGGCGGCCTGCCGGAGGACCTCCAGTTCCGGCTGGTCGAGCCGCTGCGCAAGCTCTTCAAGGACGAGGTGCGCAAGGTCGGCGAGGAGCTGGGGCTGCCCGCCGAGATCGTCTGGCGCCAGCCGTTCCCCGGCCCGGGCCTGGGCATCCGGATCATCGGCGAGGTCACCCGCGACCGGCTCGACCTGCTGCGGGACGCCGACGCCATCGCCCGCGAGGAGCTGACCGCGGCCGGTCTCGACCGCGAGATCTGGCAGTGCCCGGTGGTCCTGCTCGCCGACGTCCGCTCGGTCGGCGTCCAGGGCGACGGCCGTACCTACGGCCACCCGGTCGTGCTGCGCCCGGTCTCCTCCGAGGACGCGATGACCGCCGACTGGTCCCGCCTCCCCTACGACGTCCTGGCCCGCATCTCCACCCGCATCACCAACGAGGTCCGCGACGTCAACCGCGTCGTCCTCGACGTCACCAGCAAGCCCCCGGGCACCATCGAGTGGGAGTAGCCCTCTCGAACATGTCAACGGCCGCGCCGCCACCCGCACTTTCGGGTGGCGGCGCGGCCGTTTCCGCCGGGTACGCTCTTCATACGGTGCAGGATCCCGTCCATGGGAGGAACCATGACTGCCGAGTCGCTGCCCGCCACCGCCTCGCCGTGGCCCGAGCCTCCGCGTGACGGCTACACCGTGGACGATCTGTTCACCCTGCCCGACCTCCCGCCGCACACCGAGTTGATCGACGGGCGTTTGGTCTTCGTGAGTCCGCAGCGGCGTTTCCACACCTTGACGATGTTGTTGCTGGACAACGG belongs to Streptantibioticus cattleyicolor NRRL 8057 = DSM 46488 and includes:
- a CDS encoding IS30 family transposase, translating into MQQGLSNKEACRIVGINEKTGRRWRNGRSADRRQKAAPPIHAVVPPSGPSRYLREDDRIYIADRLREKATVRAIAAELGRSPSTVSREIRRNRHPGNGQYRPHAAQARADARRPRPKPGKISQNPELRRFIQDRLHLRWSPEQICQALRAQFPQRPEMHVVHETVYQALYVQGRGELRRELARALRTGRARRKPRRQAQQRQPRFSTPMVMISERPAEAEDRAVPGHWEGDLIIGKDGASAIGTLVERATRYVMLLHLPDGRSAEHVRDALTDTVQTLPAHLVRSLTWDQGAEMAAHGAFTIATDIPVYFCDPASPWQRGSNENTNGLLRQYFPKGTDLSVHTREHLDAVAAELNGRPRKTLGWETPAERLHKLLAA
- a CDS encoding LAETG motif-containing sortase-dependent surface protein — translated: MKLRRALVAAATTAAIAPVALSTAAAAYADGPAAPTATASAGAADEHAGTATGPTPTASTTVTGPNGTGTDDGKGTGAGEAPAGHSGHGDGTAPGNGRPATGGQATTSAPATPAATPTPCDASGGQQDPDSALQLAVTGLPGKVVAGSGWHAFTLTAANPSDNPLGEVKWFTVVDNLSTSQNEKDWLLTHTHLQFFDAGSHSWLSVEQQTHTTGIAFSQTSLGAHKKVDIPMRVTVDAKAPAGAATAIGFGAYLDTAKNCVHQSYAEYDFTVLAAGSKPAGGTGQARPNPTAKPPAKIRPQTGGVKELPATGTLAETGSPSQLPQIAAAGAAAVVIGAAAIVLVRRRSRRASA
- a CDS encoding chorismate mutase → MSVQTPGTEATGARTEEAAALIGGARDRIDDLDERILALVEERMAVSAAIQRARIASGGRRVSLTREMEIIGRYHERLGKPGTALAMTLLELCRGRV
- the guaA gene encoding glutamine-hydrolyzing GMP synthase, whose amino-acid sequence is MAAATPAPPDTVLVVDFGAQYAQLIARRVREARVYSEIVPSTMPVAEILAKKPKAIILSGGPSSVYEEGAPKLDRALFEAGVPVFGMCYGFQLMAQSLGGTVDNNGAREYGGTPLHVSRPGSTLFQGTPEEQSVWMSHGDACSAAPEGFTVTASTDAVPVAAFECDERRLYGVQYHPEVMHSTHGQQVLEHFLYRGAGLEPTWTTHNVVEEQVAAIREQVGDKRVICGLSGGVDSAVAAALVQKAVGDQLTCVFVDHGLLRKGEGEQVEKDFVAATGVQLKVVDAQERFLAALAGKTDPEEKRKIIGREFIRVFEQAAAEVVAEAGAHGESVEFLVQGTLYPDVVESGGGTGTANIKSHHNVGGLPEDLQFRLVEPLRKLFKDEVRKVGEELGLPAEIVWRQPFPGPGLGIRIIGEVTRDRLDLLRDADAIAREELTAAGLDREIWQCPVVLLADVRSVGVQGDGRTYGHPVVLRPVSSEDAMTADWSRLPYDVLARISTRITNEVRDVNRVVLDVTSKPPGTIEWE